One window of the Yamadazyma tenuis chromosome 6, complete sequence genome contains the following:
- a CDS encoding uncharacterized protein (EggNog:ENOG503NW4R; COG:B,D): MSETRIRHGKEQNKNIQRAVYEEWLRMVADNKINQKNSWSFGLIDYLYDLSMKPIDNFQRASVILDGCIKIYSSRVDSAATETGTLLSGLSTNFSFEPIVEETAELITEERPLISRKRNVRRESTLVKSFQEIKVKAIETQLMIDPIFKKTLSYFDEGGAKSLLLNILTTDSSGRVIFDSAYPGTNEQVNGNNSYICLNKISMMLIKGRPLESLGICHSIKALKDLIHREDQEVISIPSSDLLYEFSGDEEGYSDNEVCDDNISIEVGLDVQGIPDYELMDYFNNTIKFGATGKESWKVQKYKQNKAHNRVQVSSPKPNRSDLIDFRAYRSFEEEAAFEDEIFQTSSAKISIPVMHRNKGNFSNNHCLIVDEKIDAKNLIELFTKKTRLLPTFNKISPVQLQQKPHENNEEAYTDAYFDEPSRLLNEITREDIEDLHKSYIEEFSQPLSSQISSNLISKLNYEKISKRIDIRHIKDLIMGNLDNGKSFRELTENIPRNLNGSTSVYFICLLHLCNECNLTLEKVSMEDLKIYKNT; this comes from the coding sequence ATGAGCGAAACAAGAATACGACATGGTAAAGAACAGAATAAGAATATCCAGAGAGCAGTGTACGAGGAATGGTTACGGATGGTAGCTGATAACAAGATAAATCAGAAGAATTCCTGGAGTTTTGGCTTGATAGACTATCTTTATGACTTGTCTATGAAACCCATTGATAACTTTCAAAGGGCTTCAGTAATCTTGGATGGGTGTATCAAAatatattcttcaagagtGGATTCTGCTGCAACAGAAACAGGAACTTTATTAAGCGGTCTTTCCACGAATTTTCTGTTCGAGCCAATTGTTGAGGAAACGGCAGAACTTATTACGGAAGAACGCCCATTGATCTCAAGAAAAAGGAATGTACGGAGGGAAAGCACACTTGTCAAATCCTTTCAGGAAATCAAGGTAAAAGCCATAGAAACACAATTAATGATAGACccaattttcaagaagaCCTTATCTTACTTCGACGAAGGAGGTGCCAAGAgtttattgttgaatattCTAACAACTGACTCTTCTGGAAGAGTTATATTCGATAGTGCATATCCAGGAACAAATGAACAAGTAAACGGGAATAATTCGTATATTTGTTTGAACAAAATTAGCATGATGTTAATAAAGGGAAGACCTTTAGAATCACTAGGGATTTGTCATTCAATCAAGGCCTTGAAGGATTTGATTCATagagaagatcaagaagtaATATCAATCCCTTCGCTGGATTTGTTATATGAATTCAGTGGCGATGAAGAGGGCTACAGTGACAACGAAGTATGCGATGATAACATAAGTATCGAGGTTGGCTTGGACGTGCAAGGTATTCCTGACTACGAGCTTATGGACTATTTCAATAACACTATAAAATTTGGTGCAACAGGTAAAGAATCGTGGAAAGTACAAAAgtacaaacaaaacaaagCACACAATAGAGTCCAGGTATCCTCCCCGAAACCGAATCGGTCtgatttgattgacttCAGAGCCTATAGATCATTTGAAGAGGAGGCTGCTTTTGAGGATGAAATTTTCCAAACATCTTCTGCTAAAATATCCATTCCCGTGATGCATAGAAACAAAGGAAATTTCAGTAATAACCATTGTttgattgtggatgaaAAAATTGACGCTAAGAACTTAATCGAGCTCTTTACGAAGAAGACAAGATTGTTACCcactttcaacaaaattTCCCCTGTTCAACTACAACAAAAACCTCACGAAAATAACGAGGAAGCATACACCGATGCTTATTTTGATGAACCTTCAAGATTATTGAATGAGATCACCAGAGAAGACATTGAAGACTTGCACAAATCTtacattgaagaatttaGCCAACCTTTGAGTTCACAAATTTCAAGTAATTTGATTAGCAAACTAAATTATGAAAAGATCTCCAAAAGAATCGATATACGACATATTAAGGATTTGATTATGGGCAATCTAGACAATGGGAAGTCTTTTCGTGAATTGACCGAGAATATTCCTCGGAATCTTAACGGATCAACTAGTGTCTATTTTATATGCCTTCTACACCTTTGTAACGAGTGCAATTTGACCTTAGAAAAAGTATCAatggaagacttgaaaatctACAAAAATACATAA
- the NMA1 gene encoding Nicotinamide/nicotinic acid mononucleotide adenylyltransferase 1 (COG:H; EggNog:ENOG503NU32) produces MDPTNDPNFTPPSLNPNIEPTAPSSEIPSNAPIQPLVLADMGDPVDAPAPHPSSSSTHLHHHSGGLHSKIPIKHTELIDSNSSSDTEKTVEANSSRSQDILPEPDLILPPTATVQPNQIADLEEVPHGIQRQAKTLEDYQFPTHRFATKLSDESKYPLVIVACGSFSPITYLHLRMFEMALDAINEQTRFEVIGGYYSPVSSNYKKQGLAPAHHRVRICELACERTSSWLMVDAWESLQPKYTRTALVLDHFNDEINTKRGGIVTATGEKRGVKIMLLAGGDLIESMGEPDVWADQDLHHILGKYGCLIVERTGSDVRSFLLSHDIMYEHRRNVLVIKQLIYNDISSTKIRLFIRRGMSVQYLLPNSVIRYIQEHRLYINDTEPVKQVMSDKAD; encoded by the coding sequence ATGGATCCAACAAACGACCCAAACTTCACGCCTCCTTCATTGAATCCCAACATTGAGCCAACAGCTCCGTCCCTGGAAATACCTTCAAACGCTCCGATCCAGCCTCTAGTTCTTGCTGATATGGGAGATCCAGTGGATGCTCCAGCCCCTCACCCGTCCTCCTCTCTgactcatcttcatcaccattctGGGGGACTTCATTCAAAGATTCCCATCAAGCATACGGAACTCATTGATTCCAATTCTCTGTCTGATACCGAAAAGACTGTGGAGGCTAATAGTTCACGTTCACAAGACATACTTCCTGAACCGGACTTAATTCTTCCTCCAACAGCAACAGTTCAGCCCAATCAAATCGctgatttggaagaagttCCTCATGGCATTCAACGTCAAGCAAAAACCCTTGAAGACTATCAATTCCCTACCCACCGGTTCGCTACCAAATTGAGTGATGAATCCAAATATCCTTTGGTGATTGTGGCTTGCGGCTCGTTTTCTCCTATCACTTACTTGCACTTGCGCATGTTTGAAATGGCCTTAGACGCTATTAACGAACAAACTAGATTTGAAGTTATTGGAGGCTATTACAGTcctgtttcttcaaactaTAAGAAACAAGGATTGGCTCCTGCTCACCATCGAGTTCGAATCTGTGAATTAGCATGCGAAAGAACTAGTTCTTGGTTAATGGTGGATGCTTGGGAAAGTTTACAGCCCAAGTACACTCGAACAGCATTGGTTTTAGACCATTTTAATGATGAAATTAACACGAAAAGAGGTGGTATCGTAACCGCTACTGGAGAAAAAAGAGGTGTTAAGATTATGTTATTAGCAGGTGGAGACCTAATTGAATCAATGGGTGAGCCTGATGTCTGGGCTGACCAAGACTTGCATCATATTTTGGGCAAATACGGATGCTtaattgttgaaagaaccGGCTCGGATGTTAGAAGCTTTTTATTAAGTCACGATATCATGTACGAACACAGAAGAAATGTCTTGGTAATCAAACAATTGATTTACAATGATATTTCCTCTACAAAAATACGGTTGTTCATCCGACGGGGTATGTCAGTCCAGTACTTACTTCCGAATTCGGTTATAAGATatattcaagaacatcGGTTGTATATCAACGATACTGAGCCAGTTAAACAGGTTATGTCTGATAAAGCCGATTGA